GAAACGAATCCCCGGAAAGTGGAAACAGGGACGAAGGGTATTCTACGATGTCCTCGGACGTCCAAGCTGATGTGACGAGGACGTCCAATGATGCCACCCTGCCCCATAGAAGCCTTGAAGATCTGAAAGAGGCCAGCGATGAAACTGATCTGTCCGCTGATACTCGACTGCTAGTCACCGACAATAAAGATCCTGATATTCTCTACATTCCATTAAATTTGCTGAATTTGAAACAAAGGTGAGAAATCCTTTGAAATTAAGGActttttgaaggtttttatttttcagaaatagcTTCCCTCCAGGCAAAGAGATACTCCCTTTCCAACACATTATGAGAAGTTTCTCGGATTCACAtctttgcattaaaattacaaCTGCGCCAACGCCTTGTTACTCATTCACGTCGCCTATATCAAGCAGTCCATCCATTTTCGTGCTAGATCTTACAGAGAAGACAATAAATCCTCTTAGACGGGCTAGGGGGACAAACGCTCTTTTTGGTAAGTAACAAATTTTGCGAGTTTACGTGTAAGAATCTCATCTTCTGGCGTGTTTTATGTGGCAGAAAACGATCTTAACCAAATTTAATAGAATGTACGTCACCAGTTCGCATTTCAGGCAATAACTCCAGCGGAGAACTCACCGAAGACAAAACATCTCAACTTTCCTGGAGTAGCGCGACTGAGGAGAGACTGGAGTGTACCACGTGGGATGCCGAATACATCCAACAATGGCTAAGACTGGATGAAACCAGATCGACTTTACAGCAACATCGGGATATGCTTGAACTGGAGTACGATCGTGCCGAACTCGAGGATTGGAGTCTTAGCCTTTCGAACGACGACCTCAGGGAGCAATGGAAGAAATTCGAGGCCACTACACCTGGTAAGAATGATATTAATCATAGATCGATGACATACTATTTAGCTCAACAAAAGTTTAAAGAAACTTGGTTGGACAATTCTGTATTTTATtggaagtttaatttcataaatgtCGAAAGTTGGGGGTGTCTCCaagatctttgaaaaaatttttaaaaacgttttaagcTTTGTTTTAAGATTTTACCACGTTCATATAAGGCTTGACCTTTTGGTGCGCCACTGAACGCTTCGACTTCAAGCTCATTTGATGTAATTGTCGAAAAACCAGAGACGTCCCCAAGGGgcttcaatttaaaaagtacGCAAGCCTTGTTAtgataaaaattctaaaatgttGACCCCTTGATGCTTTACTGGCGGACACCATTTTAACccaaaaattactaaacttttgaacatgtgtgaatttaaaacattttgatgcAATGTCAAAAATCAGGGACGTCTTTAAAGGGGTTGATAAATTAATCCTGCACTAAGGagttcgttttttatttaaacgaGTGATTTCATGAAACATCACTAAAAACGTCAATTTTAAGGCAGCAACATGACTACCtatttttcttattcaaaattaggtcaaatcTCAATTTCAACACTGCCCAGCATACAAGAAAACAACGCCCTAGAGTTGGAAGAAGACTCAAATGAATGTCTCTGGAATAACTCCAGTTACATGATGGACAAGGAAGGGAGAGAGTTGGTCACTCTTCTAATGGACAGCCCCAATGGAGAGAAACAATGGCCGTATGCGGTATCCGACGCTGTGCATCTGCAAATTTCACCGGACAATAGTTGGTCTAGCGGAGGTTCGGACTGCTGCCACTCACACGAACCTGAGACTTGCTCCAAACGATCTTCTGCAGCGAGTGATGACACTGGAGAACTACCTCAAATCGGAACTGATTTTACTAGAGATTTTTATAGGTAAGGAACTGATATGAGTCAGATAAATCTTAGATTTTGTATCCTTTTTTTCGGCTTTTATTCGCGTCTAACGTTGAAATACGAAGGGGCCACCGTTCACAGTTCCAGGACGCAATCATTTCTGAACTCAAAATTCCGTTGCTACTTGGAAAACTTAGATTTCGTTTTAGGTTggtgaaatttgaaagtacAAAGAGCCTAGCTTCGACGTCTTCCAGGAGTGTTGGTGGGGCTTTAAGTGAAAACGGAGACCGAGATGCGACTTTGCAGAACGTCCTGACGTTCCTTGCAGAACAGCAAAAGTACGCGCATTGCAAAGACAGACCTCGGTCGGTCACTGATGTAACTAAAGAATTCAACATCGAAGGTTCGTTGTGGACTTATCAATCTGAAACCGTTCGGGATTGTTTCTTCGCCATTTCAGGTCCTCCTCAACGATTAGAAGAAATCAAAAACACGGACAGCAACTACAGTCTCCCAAAAAGCGAATCAAAATGCAGCGACAACGAGAATTACGTAACTCTAAAACAGCTGTGCGAGGAATTCGAGTTGAAGGAAAAGGAAAGGGAAAAATGCGAAATCAGCGATAAACTGTCTTATGCCGAAGAAATTTGCGTCGCCACTCAACTGGACGTTGAAAGTGAAAACTGTTCCAACATCAGCGATCATCCTGTGGACATTTGTAGTAGCGTGAACGTGGAACTTAACTCTCTCGATTATCAGAGTAGTGTTTTGGATCCGGATGTAGTTAGTGATCAAAACAGTCCCCTTGTTGTAAATAGTGATAATGTAGCTTTAAACACTAGTGATGTAATCCAACCAACTGAAAGCAGTATTAGTGGGGTTAACTGCGCCAGTGAATCTCGGAGTTCGATCGTGAGCACTCCTGACACGATCGTCTCCAAAATCCCACGCAGAAAGACTCCATCCAGGATTCCAGTCAGTCCAGCCAGGACCAttgtaaataacaataataacaacaataaagaaaatctcCAGGAAACAAGGATACCAAAGAGCAAAATTCCGCACAAAAGCAATAAACCGAAACCTAAGGTAAGTGCTTtatgcaattaaatttgtttacgaTCTTCCTTATTATTTGATGGTTATTGCATGTATGTTGTTTCTGCTGGATACTGGATGTTGCGTCTAGTATAATGTAATGTATGGAGTGTAATATTCACCGAGACTCTTTAGGGTTTTAGGGTCTAatgtttcagaaaaatatcgaaatgTGAAGTTTGGCTACCAAATTAATGTCTTAATTAGgaggaaataataaaaaataaaatccactttcTTCATTATAATTTCTAAGGACTTTTGAGGGCTTCAAAACGCCGTTCTGGAACTCAAAAGTTCTCCATAACTTAAAGCAAACTCACCAAATGGGTTTCAAAGCAtttcaaaaaaccttttttgttttagagtTTTGCCACGCAATTTTTCCACTGTACATCGTAACTTGGATTTGGAACTTTGTTGTACAACTGCTggtagacattttttttcttattggtTTGATTAAATGAAAGCTCCACAGTCTCAATAAAAAGCTCTAGAGGAATGCAATCCACTTACAAACCAATATTCTCGTATACACTCGGCAGCAACAAAAGTTTTATGTATAACTTTTAAAGATCTGCTTAATACCAAACCCCTTAAAACAAGAACGCGTCGACATTACCGCTTTATATCCGTTTTACGACTCCAGTAAAACTAAGTGTTCAAGTCAGAAGCAGGAGCTCAttgttagttttaattatcACAAAGTTCGCTTTAATCCCCATCTCGTACATTGTTTGCATTTTAGTTGTAAaagttttcagatttttagGTTCTTAGTTGCAACTGCAAGTATGAGTAATGAAACTGTGATTTTCTGTATTATAGAAAGTCGTCCAGGTGGCCCAAAGCAGCTCCCCAACCCAACATATCATAACGTCAGAAAAGCTGCCTCAGAGTGCCTCGGGCGTGCTCAGCAATATTATTGAAGGTCCCCCGCATAGAGCCATGAGTTTTCACGAAAGAGCCACCTCGAAAGATGTCATTGATGAACTAAATCGCATGATAAAAAATGGAGATGAAAACCCTGGTTCTGAACCGAACGACCGAGTCCCCAATCCCAAATTGGATCAGGCTTGCAGACCTACTGGTTGGATTCACGTGGAGAAGGACATTGACTTAACAGATCCAAAGGTATTCAGAAACCTATTTTCAATTAGCGGAGACATACGCATTATTGCTCCAATAAACTTGTAATTCTCAGGCAAGGGCAAATCTCCTGGATGTTATGATGGCCTCAGTTTCAAGCGACTCGTCTCCAACGTCTTCCTGCGGGGGTAGCGTGGCAAGCGATTCCACTGAAGACCCCCCGGATTATGGACACCTCCATAGGATACATAAATATCACAGGCAAAAGAAAGGTATGGTAGGGCTTGTTTTGTAGATACACCGTGTAGTTTAAAACCGCGCGGTCCTCGAACACACTGGCACCGCATGAGCGATGGTTTTCGACCGATGCCGCGTGGAAATCtcacaatacaatttaaatagAGGTGTTCATGTTGCAATATCGCATCGCACGATAGCTAACCACGTGCCATCATGGTTTATCGGTTCTCGTCCGGTCACGGACGGTCCGGTTACCGAAATAGTGCGACGCTGGACGTGGTTAGCAAACGCATGGGTGACCGCGCAGGTAGGTAAAAAACGCACGCGACCTTTTGTATCACCACAAAAAGTACCGGTCCGAGGGCAAAAAATTCACGTCGAAGGGGAACCAACTTAAAAAGGCAAAAcagcagcaaaaaaaaaatcttctccGACACTGACGGCGACATCTATTCATCTCCTCAGGGACGGAGAAGGGTTTCATTATTTCCGAGGTTTTTAGTGCGCCTGAGCCCACGCTACTCAGCTGACGGAAGAACCTCAGGCCCCCCGAGGTGTCTTTTCGAAGATTTTCcttgtgataaaaaaaagatagcATCGCACGATCACTTCCGAGGAACCCAACTCGCGATGCTGCCCATGGTTCGAGCGGTCCCAATATGTTTGAGGCCTAGGTGCACATTGACCACATGCATTAGTTAGATATGTGCATATATTGGGCTTTTTTGAATGAGtagaatttaagaaaaaaaattcactggGAGCTCCCGATAACGATCtgattttctctaaaattatatataattacttttagaaaaaaagatcCATTGGAGGCTTCAACAATAGTctaatttttcctaaaattcttagtattttttgtttcatactGTGCATAATTTTTGCCTTAAATACAAGGAGATCCCtacatatagggtgtttccgaaattttccattttgaaacaccctgtaggtgtatttaatttgaattactGCGAATCGCGAGATCAGTAACTTAGTTTTAGtcatcattaatttttgcctAACTTAGCGATGCATGACTAGCGTAGTTTAGCTGGCGTTAACCTTCAGATAAATTTATTGTAGAATatattcttcaaataaaacgACAACAGTCccactaaattaataataacatgCAAATTACACGTACAATCCCGAGCATTTTTACTGAAGTACCTCACACCCGTAGAGTTCAAAATCGCAGTTTTTTCCTCCTTTCGAATTGTATCTTTGTCTATACCGGAAGACCCAGGGAGCAGGGTGCGGTGCGTACAAGCATGTTCTAGCAGTAAATAtaactataaattttgaatatttttcgatagaaaaagcccaaaaattttaaatgcaaaaccAGCAGGCATTTTCTGCGTAGcgaaaaattcccttttcGTTCAGATGTTACAGTCCGACATTCGGGATCAAATTGGCGGCATACGGGGCATGTTTAGGAAACTTAAATTGTattcacattttaaattattattattatttttagtattagtgcattaataattgttttgcCATTTTGATATTCAATGTCAATTTTTAAGGTTTGATTCGACTTTGCTGcagttgtttttaaaatatggcgTCATTCtgatttcttgaaaaatgcCGCCTGCGCCGCCATTTTTAATACGAAGATTGGAGTGataaattttggattttagatatttgggttggaaaatgccaaaatacgcgcatttttgtatttgaaatataaagtcggaaaaattagaaagatgaaaaatgcaaatatttgctattttctGTAAACTTAACTTCTAAATATCAAACGGTTGTACACTCACCGACGCTAAAAACcaaacaatataaattttaacaaagcATGATTTTATacaacttttatattattttcaaatttctttttacaggtaaaaggaaaattgatttaGATTGATAAAATTTGTCCAAATTTTCCAGTCAAACAGAACGCACAATCAATACGAggaatacaaaataattattgaatcTCAAGGGtttgaaaaactgaaactttgatcattttgatttgttttcccTTATGCTAATATTGTTGAGGATGATTATGTTCTAATGCACGATAAAGCACAACAATGTAAACATTCCTACCATGTACTAGCTACTATTAAGTCCAGATGCGAATCCAATGAAACATGTTTGGAATAAACTTAGGCGAATACAAGGCAGTGTTTCTAATCCTTTACCCATAAATTATTGCACAGCCTATTTTGGAAAACAGGAACGTGGTCCTCATGAGGACATtctctatttaattttaagcacGTCAATATCGCCCACCGTTAACAACATTTTACAtacaaattaatgtttttatctatagtgtttttgattgattgattgaatgattaaataatttttcccttCAATTAAACGTTCTACTCTTTTTAGAAACAGCTTTTGCTTAATTTGtgtttgttgcaatttttagttttttatacCGTCGAGATTCAATAAATCTGTACCTGTAAAATCAGCCAAGATGTCGATATGATTCAGAAAATAATCTTTTGAGAATAAGTTAGACTTAAGTCCAACATATTCTCTAAGTAACGTCTTCGATAGGTTAGATAGAAGTGTGACGTATGCTCTGGTTTAAAACTCAGAGCTATTTTCAATTACAACTACATGTACAATTTCGCTACAGAGCGTCCtgaatttagattaaaaaaccATCATTGTGTGTTTTTCCGAATGTTAGACGTGCATTcagctttatttttaaaaaatgaataatattaatattgaataattttcctctCATCCgcaaaaaggaattttaaaatccaacaataaatttaaaaaattgtagacAATCACGTTTTGTTAAATTGTTGTATTTTAGAGTTGATGAGtgtattaagaaaaatagagATATCCATTGGGCCCAATTCTCTGTACCTATCACCCGGTATAATTTTGTTAGTTCTAgatagttatttatttcgtagagtagattttattattttccctACTAATACAACATATTGGtctttctattattttctcttatttatACAGTGAATCCATGGTAACAATCCAAGGTATGGGGACCTAGAAAACGGCAGAAGAAGCGAATTCGGTTAAATAAGGgaaaagttgcgcattttTATGCTTATCGAAACGGTGTTCTTAAATTCTAATGGAACGTAAATTCTAGGGCTACTTCATTATCCAACTTTTCTAGACAGACTATGCTCGCTCAACGTATTCAGTAAAACGCagtttttatctaaaatataaagcaaaaaaatctgTACTTTTCTCTAATTTCCCTTACTTTGCATCTTCAATTTCTCACATCCTCATGCAGTGCATTTTAATCTTGGACGTACTGTATTTTTTCCTAATGCACCTTTTCATTCCACTTCCACCTCAAATTTGTAAATACCAATTCCTCCTCCTTAACTACACATTCCCGAAGAAAATCCccaaaatttattgcataaaGTACCTCAGTACAAATGTTGGGGATTTTAAAGCTTCTGCCTCGGCACCATGCACCCCGATGACGGAGACAACTGTGTGAAACGACTGAAACGTTGCGCCTGCTTGCAGCCAAATCCGCGCGGCCCGATTTTACACCGGTAGCCGTGGTACGCGCGTCCGTCCCTCCGCCCAGACCTAGCATCATCGGACGATCCGACTTTTTCGTCCGCTACGGCGAAAAAGAGAGGGAGGCGGTGGCTTCCTTTGATTTTTTGGATGAATTTAGTTCGACAAGCAGCTCTCGTAGTTGCTCCATTGAGGACAGGTTGGAGGCAGTGGTCGAGGATGAAACGGAAACCAGTGGAGCTGCGAGGCCTAGTTTCAGGGTGATGAAAGTTAGTAGAGTTTGAtgaatttgcttttaaaaaatatttctgtcaaccttaaaacaaattttctgcGCCAAAGTAAATTCCGCAAAATGACTTGATTGTCTCATTGTCTGAAAACTTGAGCATCCAAAGCATCATTGTCGCAGCGAACATTGTGatgcattgaaaaaaaatggatgaCTATGTGTAATTGGTGTTTTAAAGTCCAAATACCAAATTATAGTCCAAGCAAATCCAAGCGATCGCTCGTCAAAACAAGGATATTTACGTGATTGGCACGTCTAACGCTTCCGAtgaatcaataataattattaaagttctaCAGTCTACCGGACTAAATGAACCCTTTAGTACCTGAACCAATGTTCCAGCATGTTATTGACCATTCATTGAGTGCAtgaattttcgaatttgtcTAGTCGGGAGGCCGCTTGGGGTTGCTTTTACTATATTTATTCTCGTTGTAtctattttcttcataaatctcctcatcattattatttattgtttttttttgtatattatgtatattgCGGGCATTTGATGCTGTCTTTGTAtaaagattaatttattacatacaTCAAAATACACTTAAGACAACTGAATCAAGGGTCGACACAGTTTAGGCTTGaggtttttgtaaatatatattgaaaaatgatttccaAACATTACTTTCCTCGTTTTTTGAAGGTAATAATAAAACCTGAACGAATTATAAATGTTTAGTACAGTTCATGTACGATGTGATATAATGTGAAATGTATATGTGAAAAGAGGTTTTCTTCATAGATACTCACTTTTAGTCTTTAATGTTGatcaaatttgcatatttaatATCTTGGTAATCTAAGCATAAGTTGACGGATGCCACGGCAAAAATTACCCAGCAGATTATGcttaaaaatctcaaataagCCATCAAAAATCACAAAGCAGTTTTGAAgcatttttcttgtttacCTCTAAACGATATCGAATGaagtttgattaaattttgcacGGTTTTTTATTATAGTAGGTAAAGCCAAATAAGAATTTGTTCAGTAAAATGAATATCAGGTATTACGGTTTCTTCATATAACGTATAGGTACATGTAATCATGTCTATATAAGTAAACTGTGTGTAGAgtgatgtatttttatatagggTACTTATATATTTAGTACAAAGGCTAGATcctaaataataaactattatcattaagttgttattttttatttgactcCTCACACCTTTTCCTGCGATCGTGAATCGTTAAAAATTACGCACTTAAATAGCtttaaaaagttgataaaatttcaatgattCGGCCCATAACCTAAACATCGTCATTTCCTCATGGCGAAACCTTGCTATTAGGCCCTTGGGAGACTGTTTCATTTTCCGCTCAATCTCTTTTCGCTACACGTGAATTCCCTCCTCTGTAAAACGATCTGTGCTCTCTGAGAAAGAGACAATCCTGTCCCATTTCAAGAGTCCCAAATTCCTTCAAGAGGAAGAAGGCACTGCTACTATCATTCCTCTCCGACACGGCAGTGTTTGCAGGAAGGGCCATTCTCAATTCCCAGAATATGCATATGTCTATAAAGTCTGTAATGACCTGCAACTAAATCCCCCTAGTAAATCCTCGATGCATTGCCGATTCCTGATCCTTACCAACCATTATGCCTTGATGCTGTTAAGGATGTTAATCAGACGcaactacgccactgattctatatttttcaaaaatccttGAATTAGCTTTCTACATTCGTTgatgtgttaaaattttcgtaGCCGAGTTTTCAGCGGttaaaacaacaatattttcttctgcGAAATGGGTCTCTGCAGTGGCTGGTTTGAACCAAGTCAGGATTCAGTACGCCACTGTTTCTCTTGCTTTATGCTCATAATTGTTTCACTTATGCAGAAATAAATAGGTCTGGCATGCTTCAAAACCTTAGGGTCGAACATTATTGCTTTCTCCCTTAAATTACACgctttttaaagctttttccGAGAGGTACCTTTCTTCAGTCTGAGCTAGGTCGGGGATTGGTACGCTACTGTTTCTTGCCAAATCATATGGACAATTTTTGCGCATGTAGcctatatacatatagaatACTTTCATCCAACAATAagacaaattatttaaatttttcttatgaaataTGTGTTCTCGTAGCTGCTCTTTTTATATCACGTAAAACTGCTTTTTTCGCACATGAAAAAAGAAGAGGACTAACattcagttaaattaaaattttccgtCCTATTAAGGCACGCCCCTGATTTCATTTCAAttgatattgcaatttttccattaaaatctaAGTCGAATTTACTAGTCAGCATATGCTTAGCGAATATCGTTTCTCAGGTGATTCagtccacatttttttttaaatagaaacaaTGGCTATTTTAATCTCTGGCTTAATCCTGATTTAATTCCAAAAGGCTCTGAAATTTCACTAACACTCGTGTCTTATCTCAAAATCTCATATAAAGAAACATTATAAATGCTCCTTCCTGGATGATTcgtagatatttatttttaactaactCCGACTTTTTCGTATTGCAAATAAGGTATTTTCGTAACTAtaactgttatttttttgcgtttgCGAGGCGATGACACGAGTGTTATCAcgatttaaatgtaaaatatctCTCGACCACTGACCCTAACCACTAACCCTTACCAAATTTATGATTCAacacttatttattatagatTATTTAATATGGATTAAATGGTGTTGAAATTGCAACTACTACATAAAAACCTGTTCGACTATCCCGGTCTGAAACCTGCCAGGGGAAATACCTAAGCAATATCCCCACTCCACTGTACCGTGATCACTGCTGCCGGGGAAAGCCATGTGAATGTAAACGGTAATAGTGCATCAGTTGTTTATGATTGTTCGTCTCAAATTTGCGCTTACTTAAAACTGTGTGATAAAATCTTCCATTAATCCTGTGAAAGATGAATCCAATCGAGTCTACACTGAGAAGTGTGCTAATATTTTTCATCAGCTTTTTGGGGAAAgtgttaaatttcattttggccaaatttcaaatcaaaaaacgTAACGTTGAAACCGACAATAATCTCATCCCGAAGAGCGTTAACTATCATTTTACGCGGGTATGTAATTATAGTTGCGGATTTTGTTTTCACACGGCCAAAACATCTTACATGCTTTCTTTGGACGATGTTAAAATTGGATTTGATATGCTGAAAAAAGCAGGTaagaaaatcgtttttcttttaccaaagaagaattgaaaaagaaaaccaaaaaaaaaatatatatatatatgtatattcgtatatacagggttgctcatTAGTGCGTCAAAGTGCTATATCTCAGGAAATATAAGTTTTGGAAGGAAATGTGtcttagtaaagtttttggggaataaaaggtacgtatttttaaattattgtcgATGTCCGGTGAAAAACTAATTGTAACTTACAAATATCTACGacttttatgatattttagaaagaaaacacagacatcaatagaaataaacaaagcatttgTTCTTGTTTCCATGACAACATGTAGCTGGTTAActtgatcaaaatttaaaaaatgacagtAGACGTCACCGGACATCGCGTAAAATTTGCGTATGGTGACGTAACCGATGCGacttcaaatacaaatttagatgtaaaaaaggggcaattttcggCAGCTCAGAAACGGTTGGGTTTAGGGATagggtaatgttaacaaaagttgtaggtttttggattctgaacacgatgccgtcgagaaaagtagggcattccatttgaaataagcaagttattgaggattgaagtcatgcaacttcggaggcctatttcgagggttatggaaaactttttttaaactaaaacatgtcaaaacgtagcttattatgTCGCCTTGGAGCCTCATAAGatcgattccaaaattcgcaacGGTTAGGGAACAGCATTGATTTCCGTGAGACCTTGCAgccatcaaaattttcgaattttcacaaataactcgaaaatggtaaattttttatataagacctatttcataaactggctttaaaatttgacgataaatccgaaaatgggaaaaaaattggggtgttccatttaaaaaaacataatttggtactaccacacttttatgacagaccctgtacatttcaaaattatttaaaaatacgtaccttttattccccaaaaactttactaagacacatttccttccaaaacttatatttactgagatatcgcactttgatgcactaatgagcaaccctgtatatataaaattcGTAGAATAACGTGACTCATCATATCGATTAATAAAGGTTTGCAAATAATGtataatatgatttatttgttatatgaGTAATTTTTGCAATACAAAAACTGTGTGTAAATTCATTGCAAGGTCTTATTATATCCCAATATTTAAGTATGTATTTGAAGtgtagtatttttaatttttttaattaaatattatctttttaGGCAGAAAGACCAATTGGTCGATAGCCTGTTTCTTgcgaaataaacaaaatacactcactttcacatgaaatgcaccacccagtaataataataattaagtctcgtaattttggcaaaataatgcttcataatagagcatcaaatgatcagactttcagtaaaaaagaaagaatgctagtggtttttttgtcatcgacctattagattttttattcaattgtaaataaataaaataatatttacatgg
This DNA window, taken from Euwallacea similis isolate ESF13 chromosome 5, ESF131.1, whole genome shotgun sequence, encodes the following:
- the LOC136409302 gene encoding uncharacterized protein isoform X6 yields the protein MGATLTKSSSRITPKRESAQRDADRERRLRVDSETRAKQAIQEATRCRSRLKLLTQEFARMEETVRAMLVYKKQAEQLRQEKAALTLAFENRCQQYQNTITRLNLEITTLRQQLEEVSREINPEGILQAHTAALKRHAEESRKQYERCLDDVANQVVKALLAQKGLREEVGCLNHRIQELESQNSALTSMLVHQLREESPSSSTHRELFSKQLALECREKDLDEPTEPSPSALLTTSLTTKHCNSFNSEILDDSPKAESYDKILVSSDEKRLSADSVNVLDTRFSIEDKKRHQVLTKLWTELKGTEVTPKRLLEALSAVDSALWVPPKRPVSLNLQLPILQTTRIRRSRPVLAQSSSKSEEETTGNESPESGNRDEGYSTMSSDVQADVTRTSNDATLPHRSLEDLKEASDETDLSADTRLLVTDNKDPDILYIPLNLLNLKQRNSFPPGKEILPFQHIMRSFSDSHLCIKITTAPTPCYSFTSPISSSPSIFVLDLTEKTINPLRRARGTNALFVRISGNNSSGELTEDKTSQLSWSSATEERLECTTWDAEYIQQWLRLDETRSTLQQHRDMLELEYDRAELEDWSLSLSNDDLREQWKKFEATTPGQISISTLPSIQENNALELEEDSNECLWNNSSYMMDKEGRELVTLLMDSPNGEKQWPYAVSDAVHLQISPDNSWSSGGSDCCHSHEPETCSKRSSAASDDTGELPQIGTDFTRDFYRLVKFESTKSLASTSSRSVGGALSENGDRDATLQNVLTFLAEQQKYAHCKDRPRSVTDVTKEFNIEGPPQRLEEIKNTDSNYSLPKSESKCSDNENYVTLKQLCEEFELKEKEREKCEISDKLSYAEEICVATQLDVESENCSNISDHPVDICSSVNVELNSLDYQSSVLDPDVVSDQNSPLVVNSDNVALNTSDVIQPTESSISGVNCASESRSSIVSTPDTIVSKIPRRKTPSRIPVSPARTIVNNNNNNNKENLQETRIPKSKIPHKSNKPKPKKVVQVAQSSSPTQHIITSEKLPQSASGVLSNIIEGPPHRAMSFHERATSKDVIDELNRMIKNGDENPGSEPNDRVPNPKLDQACRPTGWIHVEKDIDLTDPKARANLLDVMMASVSSDSSPTSSCGGSVASDSTEDPPDYGHLHRIHKYHRQKKAKSARPDFTPVAVVRASVPPPRPSIIGRSDFFVRYGEKEREAVASFDFLDEFSSTSSSRSCSIEDRLEAVVEDETETSGAARPSFRVMKVSRV
- the LOC136409302 gene encoding uncharacterized protein isoform X1, whose protein sequence is MLGVLKRRWKPKRSSGASRIPSDTNSLEADKPRSAHQVHPVLDARHLVGYEKTERADTPPPPPPQRCLPLAPNICVEAGRIQFVKHEEENSITPLPAVNGMANSGRITVTRGLQTDEDEDLLRVQSFLEARIVELELALEAAQKNELRDKQTINKLTKQLNKRESAQRDADRERRLRVDSETRAKQAIQEATRCRSRLKLLTQEFARMEETVRAMLVYKKQAEQLRQEKAALTLAFENRCQQYQNTITRLNLEITTLRQQLEEVSREINPEGILQAHTAALKRHAEESRKQYERCLDDVANQVVKALLAQKGLREEVGCLNHRIQELESQNSALTSMLVHQLREESPSSSTHRELFSKQLALECREKDLDEPTEPSPSALLTTSLTTKHCNSFNSEILDDSPKAESYDKILVSSDEKRLSADSVNVLDTRFSIEDKKRHQVLTKLWTELKGTEVTPKRLLEALSAVDSALWVPPKRPVSLNLQLPILQTTRIRRSRPVLAQSSSKSEEETTGNESPESGNRDEGYSTMSSDVQADVTRTSNDATLPHRSLEDLKEASDETDLSADTRLLVTDNKDPDILYIPLNLLNLKQRNSFPPGKEILPFQHIMRSFSDSHLCIKITTAPTPCYSFTSPISSSPSIFVLDLTEKTINPLRRARGTNALFVRISGNNSSGELTEDKTSQLSWSSATEERLECTTWDAEYIQQWLRLDETRSTLQQHRDMLELEYDRAELEDWSLSLSNDDLREQWKKFEATTPGQISISTLPSIQENNALELEEDSNECLWNNSSYMMDKEGRELVTLLMDSPNGEKQWPYAVSDAVHLQISPDNSWSSGGSDCCHSHEPETCSKRSSAASDDTGELPQIGTDFTRDFYRLVKFESTKSLASTSSRSVGGALSENGDRDATLQNVLTFLAEQQKYAHCKDRPRSVTDVTKEFNIEGPPQRLEEIKNTDSNYSLPKSESKCSDNENYVTLKQLCEEFELKEKEREKCEISDKLSYAEEICVATQLDVESENCSNISDHPVDICSSVNVELNSLDYQSSVLDPDVVSDQNSPLVVNSDNVALNTSDVIQPTESSISGVNCASESRSSIVSTPDTIVSKIPRRKTPSRIPVSPARTIVNNNNNNNKENLQETRIPKSKIPHKSNKPKPKKVVQVAQSSSPTQHIITSEKLPQSASGVLSNIIEGPPHRAMSFHERATSKDVIDELNRMIKNGDENPGSEPNDRVPNPKLDQACRPTGWIHVEKDIDLTDPKARANLLDVMMASVSSDSSPTSSCGGSVASDSTEDPPDYGHLHRIHKYHRQKKAKSARPDFTPVAVVRASVPPPRPSIIGRSDFFVRYGEKEREAVASFDFLDEFSSTSSSRSCSIEDRLEAVVEDETETSGAARPSFRVMKVSRV